aaccggttaaaccgaaccggttgacgggtttacatAGGACTCAAATGTTTTAGGAAAAAAATTACACTAGCGCATTCTCCTAGGTTATCAAATCTTGTTTGCTTCAAGTAAATATTATTTACAATCTTCAATTATAGTTCTAAGACGGTGGCACTAATACGTCCTTTGTGATAACTTGATATAATAGTCAATCTGTTTCCACTAATAATTCTTTACATCCATTTCTTTTGCTAATTTTAGCCCTTGCTTGATATTCCATAGTTCTCTAATGAGAGTTGAAGTTGAAATAGATTTATCATATATGAGTATCTACTTTCTTCATATGTCCGAAAATCATATTCATTTTGAGTCTTGACGTTGCAATCAATATTCAGTTTAATATTTCCTTTAATTTAAACTTCCAATGCATTGACATTAACAGTTCTCCTTCCCACtatttgaacataaatcataaaaGCAAAAGGGTGACACAAAAAGCAGCTCAAAAGCATAGGCAAGAGGATAGGGGAATATAAAAATAGTCAGACGATAAGTAAAAGATaagctttctttctttctccattAACTTTAAATAAAGCTACTTGCACTACTTTTTAACAATGCTGCATGTCAATATGGAACTTGCCTACCAGAGTTGGTTCTAAGAGCTTATTATTTGCAAAGCCTCTTTGTTTCTGGATTTCGCTCTGTTATTGAACTATGGATTCTCTTCAAATGAAGAAAATTCAAGCCATCAACAAGTACAGGAAACAGCGGCTTCTCAACAACCTCATGTTCTATTCTTTCACTGCATTGACTTCCATTTTATTACTCTCAAGTCCTCTTTGGTATCCTCTTCTTTGTGCTTTCCTTAAATCCCTTTTCTTTGACTCTCTTCCCAAAATTTGCGCACTATTTTTCAGTTCTAAGTGCATCTTCATAGTTGGGAATATCATAATCATATTTCTTGTTGGAGAATCTAAGATCTTCAAATCAAGATCCTCTTCTTCTTTACCATCTAATGTACTGAAACAGAACTATACAGCAGAGCAAGAAAATGAAGAGAAGGGTCAGAAAAACTTTATCTTTCTTGCTGGAGAGACCAAGATTTCTAGATCAAGTTATTCTTGTTCTTTACCCTTTATTGTAAATTTGAAACATGGGGAGCAAGAAGAGGAACTTTGTGGATATGTTGATGAAGAAGAGAAGGACCAGAAAGGTGTTAATCTTGAAAGTGTGATGGATGGAATTATGGGAAACTACTGCACCAGCAAATGCAGAGATAATGAAGAATTAGAGAAGGAAGAGAAATTTCAGGAGTACAAATTTGGTACAGAGCCTAATGAGTTAAGCAAGAGAGCTGATGATTTTATTGCGAGGGTCAACAAGCAAATTAGGCTTGAAGCTGGATCCATGATTTAGGCCAGCATTCAGGGAGTAGTTATATTTTCCCATTGTAATGCCTCTAGAGTTCAACTTCTGTAGCTAACTTGCATTATTTCTTCCTTCAGGAACTAATGCAAAGAAATAATGCAAATGTAAAATCTGTCCAAACATGTTAATGTGTGAACATTCAGTGTAGAGTAGtactcatgttttttttttcttttctttttctccgatattttaaaaagaatttcaagtgacacttttcgctttacGAGACTTGATTTGATTAAACTTTGAAATTAAATTGAaatagattaactcaatattttaagattaaaatttatatatttgaaaaatacATGAAAGATACtctaagttgcaacttttctcatatcaaatTAGTGAAAAAGTATATTTTAAAATGTTGGTAAAAGTTCAGGCAGTTTGAATCTCAAGAAGCGAAAAATATCAAACAAAGGGagtatttttatatatttaattacttttttattttggtaatttattttacatttaatattataattttatAATTATAAATATGTCATATATAAAATGCTAGACCATAAATTCAAAGCACACTTTTGATATGTTATACATATTCAATTATTTGTTAAAATTCTTTTTTCATATTTAAGGACTGCCTATTTCAGAGAACTATTTCGGATTCATGCCAGGGCGCTCTACTACAAAAAttattcatcttgtacggagatTGGTAGaccagtatagggagaggaagagagacTTAAACATGgtgttcatcgacctagaaaaggcatacgacaaagtgccgagagatGTTTTGTCCGAGAGatgttctatggagatgcttggaggctagaagtgtacctgtggcgtacagtagggcgatcaaggacatatatgatggggccaagaccagggtaaggactatgggaggagactcggagcacttcccagttatgatggggttgcaccagggatcagatcttagcccatttttattttccttgggTTAAATGGATTGACGCGgtaaattcaaggtgaggtgccatgatgtatgttattcgcggatgatatagtttggagacaaactctagagtctaaagggttcaagttgagtaagaccaagacagagtacttaaaGTGCAAGTTAAGCGATACATtgcatgaggctgacgtggaagtgaagcttggcacccaggtcatacagaaaaTAAATagcttcaagtatcttgggtctattatacaaggaaatagggagattgatgatgacgtcgcacaccgtattggtgcagggtgga
The nucleotide sequence above comes from Lycium barbarum isolate Lr01 chromosome 3, ASM1917538v2, whole genome shotgun sequence. Encoded proteins:
- the LOC132632287 gene encoding uncharacterized protein LOC132632287, producing the protein MDSLQMKKIQAINKYRKQRLLNNLMFYSFTALTSILLLSSPLWYPLLCAFLKSLFFDSLPKICALFFSSKCIFIVGNIIIIFLVGESKIFKSRSSSSLPSNVLKQNYTAEQENEEKGQKNFIFLAGETKISRSSYSCSLPFIVNLKHGEQEEELCGYVDEEEKDQKGVNLESVMDGIMGNYCTSKCRDNEELEKEEKFQEYKFGTEPNELSKRADDFIARVNKQIRLEAGSMI